The Devosia sp. A16 genome includes a window with the following:
- a CDS encoding aldo/keto reductase — MDYRTLGASGLKIPALSFGAGTFGGSGPLFSHWGTSDDAEARRLVDICLEAGVTLFDTADVYSDGASERVLGAALKGRRHQALISTKTGLPMGDGPAEAGTSRARLIGGVDAALTRLGTDYIDLLQLHAFDAATPVAETLGTLDDLIRAGKLRYVGVSNFAGWQLMKSLDVSERYGWSRYVAHQVYYSLVGRDYEWELMPLGLDQGVGALVWSPLGWGRLTGKLRRDQPLPAGSRLHNTAEFGPPVDDEKLYAIVDVLDELAAETGRSIPQLALNWLLQRPTVSSVIIGARNEQQLRQNLGAIGWSLDAAQVARLDAASAVTPSYPRFPYYRQAGFARLDPPAV, encoded by the coding sequence ATGGACTATCGCACTCTTGGCGCCTCCGGCCTGAAGATCCCGGCGCTCAGTTTCGGCGCCGGTACCTTTGGCGGCTCCGGTCCGCTGTTCAGCCACTGGGGCACCTCCGACGATGCCGAAGCCCGCCGCCTCGTCGATATCTGCCTCGAAGCCGGCGTCACCCTGTTCGACACCGCCGACGTCTATTCCGACGGTGCCTCCGAACGGGTGCTCGGGGCGGCGTTGAAGGGCCGCCGGCACCAGGCGCTGATCTCCACCAAGACCGGCCTGCCGATGGGCGATGGCCCGGCCGAAGCGGGCACCTCACGAGCGAGATTGATTGGCGGCGTCGATGCCGCGCTCACCCGCCTCGGCACCGACTATATCGACCTGCTGCAGCTCCACGCCTTCGATGCCGCAACACCTGTCGCCGAGACGCTCGGCACGCTCGACGACCTCATCCGCGCCGGCAAGCTCCGCTATGTCGGCGTCTCCAACTTTGCCGGCTGGCAGCTGATGAAATCGCTCGACGTCAGCGAGCGGTACGGCTGGTCGCGCTACGTCGCCCACCAGGTCTATTACTCGCTGGTGGGCCGCGACTATGAGTGGGAGCTGATGCCGCTCGGCCTCGACCAGGGCGTCGGCGCCCTGGTCTGGAGCCCGCTCGGCTGGGGCCGGCTCACCGGCAAGCTGCGCCGCGACCAGCCGCTGCCGGCTGGCAGCCGGCTGCACAACACCGCCGAATTCGGCCCCCCGGTCGATGACGAAAAGCTCTATGCCATTGTCGATGTACTCGACGAGCTCGCCGCCGAGACGGGCCGGAGCATCCCGCAGCTCGCCCTCAACTGGCTGCTGCAGCGCCCCACCGTCTCCTCAGTGATCATCGGCGCCCGCAACGAACAGCAGTTGCGCCAGAACCTCGGCGCTATCGGCTGGTCGCTCGATGCCGCCCAGGTCGCCCGGCTCGACGCCGCCAGCGCGGTCACACCCTCGTATCCGCGCTTCCCGTATTATCGACAGGCGGGGTTCGCCCGGCTCGATCCACCGGCGGTGTGA
- a CDS encoding LysR substrate-binding domain-containing protein: MSRSEVNRFGEMDVFVRVVDMGGFSAAARTLRMTPSAVSKLMARLETRLGTRLLSRSTRTLQLTPEGTAFYESSLRILADLEEAERGAGAAEQPAGRIRLNTSASYGTHILTPLLPEFLALYPGISLNVVQTDAIVDLYAERTDVAVRAGPLKNSSLMARKLGATRMVIVASPGYLARHGTPASATQLEAHNRLNFCYRRTVEGWPLKEGNKLVTVPVAGNLQASDGEALRQMAVAGVGITRLAAFTVRDDLAAGRLVPVLEQHNPGDLEDFHAVFSGQGGYLPARVRVLLDFLAERGRVG; this comes from the coding sequence ATGTCGCGCAGTGAGGTGAACCGCTTCGGCGAGATGGACGTGTTCGTGCGGGTGGTCGATATGGGCGGCTTCTCGGCGGCGGCGCGGACGCTGCGGATGACGCCCTCGGCGGTGAGCAAGCTGATGGCGCGGCTGGAAACCAGGCTTGGCACGCGACTGCTCAGCCGCTCGACCCGCACGCTGCAGCTGACGCCGGAAGGGACGGCGTTCTACGAGTCGAGCTTGCGAATCCTGGCCGACCTCGAAGAAGCGGAGCGCGGCGCCGGGGCCGCCGAACAGCCGGCCGGGCGGATCCGGCTCAACACCAGCGCCTCCTACGGCACCCATATCCTGACGCCGCTGCTGCCGGAGTTCCTGGCGCTTTACCCCGGCATCAGCCTCAACGTGGTGCAGACCGACGCGATAGTCGATCTCTATGCCGAGCGCACCGATGTGGCGGTGCGGGCCGGGCCGTTGAAGAACTCGAGTCTGATGGCACGCAAACTCGGAGCGACGCGGATGGTGATCGTGGCCTCACCGGGCTATCTGGCGCGGCATGGTACGCCGGCGAGCGCCACCCAGCTCGAGGCGCACAACCGGCTCAACTTCTGCTACCGGCGGACGGTCGAGGGCTGGCCGCTCAAGGAGGGGAACAAGCTGGTGACGGTGCCGGTGGCAGGAAACCTGCAAGCCAGCGACGGCGAGGCGCTGCGGCAGATGGCGGTGGCCGGCGTCGGCATCACCCGGCTCGCCGCCTTCACGGTGCGCGACGACCTCGCCGCGGGGCGGCTGGTGCCGGTGCTGGAGCAGCACAATCCCGGCGACCTTGAAGATTTCCACGCGGTGTTCAGCGGGCAGGGCGGCTACCTGCCGGCGCGCGTGCGGGTGCTGCTGGACTTTCTGGCGGAGCGGGGGCGGGTAGGGTGA
- a CDS encoding MFS transporter, with product MPLALYALTAGAFGIGVTEFVIMGLLLEVGADLGVSVATAGLLISGYALGVVVGAPLLTSLTARWPRKTTLLVLMAIFTLGNIACAIAPSYGMLMAARVLTSLAHGTFFGVGSVVATSLVAPGRRASAIAVMFTGLTVANILGVPFGTWLGQLTSWRTTFWAVAAIGIVAMLVIATLVPRDKAAPEADDWRADLRAMLRGPVLFGLLLTVLGFGGVFTVFTYTAPVLTEVSGFPEAMVSPILLVFGGGLVVGNLLGGKLADRNLLWSVLGTLAALGLVMLAMSLALSNPVTAVIAVGLLGAAGFATVAPLQLWVLEKAGGAGTSLASSLNIAAFNLGNALGAWLGGGALEQGLGLTALPLVGAVLPLLALALLLLSLLLRRSAPLATSN from the coding sequence ATGCCACTCGCTCTCTATGCGCTCACTGCCGGTGCCTTCGGCATCGGCGTCACCGAATTCGTCATCATGGGCCTGCTGCTCGAGGTCGGCGCCGATCTCGGCGTCAGCGTCGCGACGGCGGGGCTGCTGATCTCCGGCTACGCTCTCGGGGTCGTGGTCGGCGCCCCGCTTCTCACCTCGCTCACTGCCCGCTGGCCGCGCAAGACCACCCTGCTGGTGCTGATGGCCATCTTCACCCTCGGCAACATCGCCTGCGCCATCGCGCCGAGCTACGGGATGCTGATGGCGGCGCGGGTGCTCACCTCGCTGGCCCATGGCACTTTCTTCGGCGTCGGCTCGGTGGTCGCCACCAGCCTCGTCGCCCCGGGTCGCCGCGCCTCGGCAATCGCGGTGATGTTCACCGGCCTCACCGTCGCCAATATCCTCGGCGTGCCCTTCGGCACCTGGCTCGGCCAGCTGACCTCGTGGCGCACCACCTTCTGGGCCGTCGCAGCCATCGGCATCGTCGCCATGCTGGTGATCGCCACTCTCGTTCCGAGGGACAAGGCCGCCCCGGAAGCGGACGACTGGCGCGCCGACCTCCGCGCCATGCTGCGCGGGCCGGTGCTGTTCGGGCTGCTGCTCACCGTGCTCGGCTTCGGCGGCGTATTCACCGTCTTCACCTACACTGCCCCTGTGCTCACCGAGGTCAGCGGCTTCCCGGAAGCCATGGTCTCGCCGATCCTGCTGGTGTTCGGCGGTGGACTCGTGGTCGGCAACCTCCTCGGCGGCAAGCTCGCCGACCGGAACCTGCTCTGGAGTGTCCTCGGCACGCTCGCCGCCCTAGGCCTTGTCATGCTGGCGATGAGCCTCGCCCTGTCCAACCCGGTCACCGCGGTGATCGCGGTTGGCCTCCTCGGGGCGGCAGGCTTTGCCACCGTGGCGCCGCTGCAGCTCTGGGTGCTGGAAAAGGCCGGCGGCGCCGGCACCAGCCTCGCGTCTTCGCTCAACATCGCCGCCTTCAACCTCGGCAACGCGCTGGGCGCCTGGCTCGGCGGCGGCGCCCTCGAGCAGGGGCTTGGGCTCACCGCCCTGCCGCTGGTCGGCGCCGTGCTGCCGCTCCTCGCCCTGGCCCTGCTGCTGCTGAGCCTGCTGCTCCGCCGCAGCGCGCCGCTCGCCACCTCCAACTGA